One Methylocapsa sp. D3K7 DNA window includes the following coding sequences:
- a CDS encoding TIGR01458 family HAD-type hydrolase, which produces MVQGVLIDLDGVVYVGSEPLPGSLDAIRRLRELRVPFKFITNTTRRPRHRIVSDLARLGLNIDARDLFTPAALARDFLARKNLVPLLIVHPDLREDFTGLAAGSGEAVVVGDAGAFFTYDLLNQAFRKIIHGAEFLALAKNRNFLDRDGELSLDAGPFVAGLEYASGTMATVLGKPAPAFFKLAVESMACRCEEVVMIGDDAEADVGGAMGAGLQGILVQTGKYRPGQEAKLPERATHVVADLSTAVELLFG; this is translated from the coding sequence ATGGTCCAGGGCGTCCTCATCGACCTTGACGGCGTTGTTTATGTCGGCAGCGAACCGCTGCCTGGCTCGCTCGACGCGATCCGAAGACTCCGTGAGTTGAGGGTTCCGTTCAAGTTCATCACCAACACGACTCGCCGCCCAAGGCACCGGATTGTGAGCGATCTCGCAAGGCTTGGCCTGAATATAGACGCGCGGGACCTTTTCACGCCAGCAGCCCTTGCGCGAGACTTTCTTGCCCGTAAAAATCTCGTCCCGCTACTCATCGTGCATCCGGACTTGCGCGAGGACTTCACGGGCTTGGCCGCCGGTAGCGGCGAGGCCGTCGTCGTCGGGGATGCGGGTGCTTTTTTCACCTATGATCTTTTGAACCAAGCCTTCCGGAAAATCATTCATGGCGCGGAGTTTCTGGCGCTGGCAAAAAATCGCAATTTTCTCGACCGTGACGGTGAGTTGAGCCTCGATGCCGGTCCTTTCGTCGCCGGTCTTGAATATGCGTCCGGCACGATGGCGACCGTGCTCGGCAAGCCAGCACCCGCATTTTTCAAGCTTGCCGTCGAGAGCATGGCGTGCCGTTGCGAGGAGGTCGTGATGATTGGCGACGACGCGGAGGCCGACGTTGGCGGCGCCATGGGGGCTGGCCTGCAGGGCATTCTCGTACAAACGGGAAAATACCGGCCCGGGCAAGAGGCCAAACTTCCTGAACGGGCAACCCATGTTGTTGCAGACCTCAGCACAGCTGTTGAACTGCTGTTTGGCTGA